A window from Mogibacterium neglectum encodes these proteins:
- a CDS encoding helix-turn-helix domain-containing protein, with protein sequence MSIKINLDSILESRNVTIRELSEAIDITPANISILKNNRARAIRFTTLDKMCTYLDCEPGDILVYEKDAVDVND encoded by the coding sequence ATGTCAATCAAAATAAATTTAGACAGTATCCTCGAGAGCCGAAACGTGACGATTCGTGAATTATCTGAGGCAATCGATATAACTCCAGCTAATATTTCGATATTAAAAAATAACCGTGCAAGAGCAATTCGGTTTACAACACTAGATAAAATGTGTACATATCTGGATTGCGAGCCTGGCGATATACTCGTGTATGAGAAAGATGCGGTAGATGTGAATGACTGA
- a CDS encoding helix-turn-helix domain-containing protein, whose product MKIGSIIKEKRTKLGLTQDDLAKKLQVSRSTISNWEINRNYPDIKLIVNISNILDIPLNELLQEDSDIVNRLSEDTIIRKKISKRNKILYFLIFILIISLLSVAIYFSNINDISNKKEIVGAYISNEKLYIKTDLPIYKSIGGYFVDINNNTIEVSIFTKLSFKHNEKISIPISKENLKGINRVRFIYNGHNYKTISLE is encoded by the coding sequence GTGAAAATTGGGTCAATTATTAAAGAGAAACGTACTAAATTAGGCTTAACACAAGATGACTTAGCTAAAAAGCTGCAAGTTTCAAGATCTACTATTTCAAACTGGGAGATTAATAGAAATTATCCAGATATAAAGCTAATAGTTAATATCTCAAATATTTTGGATATTCCACTGAATGAGCTATTGCAGGAGGATAGTGATATTGTGAATAGACTTTCTGAAGATACAATTATTAGAAAAAAGATAAGTAAAAGAAATAAAATACTGTATTTCTTAATTTTTATTTTAATAATAAGTCTTTTGTCAGTTGCAATTTATTTCAGTAATATAAATGATATCTCAAATAAAAAAGAAATTGTAGGTGCATACATATCTAATGAGAAGTTATACATAAAAACAGATTTGCCTATATATAAAAGTATTGGTGGATACTTCGTTGATATAAATAATAATACTATAGAAGTTTCCATATTTACAAAATTGTCATTTAAACACAATGAAAAGATATCAATTCCAATTTCTAAAGAGAATCTTAAAGGAATTAATAGGGTAAGGTTTATCTATAATGGGCATAATTACAAGACAATTTCTTTAGAGTAA
- a CDS encoding D-alanine--D-alanine ligase family protein: MNIAVIFGGRSDEHEVSRSSAVNVIKGLNSDHYEITKIGITKEGRWYLTEASTDEIASGAWENRPDNKQVCIPADPTVHGILVFDEEDRATAKSIDCIIPVLHGDNGEDGTVQGLFELAEIPYVGPGVKASANGMDKSFTKIIVGEADITQAKYCVIKKKDFADDREGEIMNALSTNDGKLPLFVKPSSAGSSVGASKVEKKSELEGAIENAFKYDDKVLVEEMIVGREMEVAVLGNHNPKASCVGEILSAGEFYDYDAKYNNPESQTRVVDDIPMSKQKEIRNCAVEIFKVMDCRGLSRVDFFYTEDGRVVFNEINTMPGFTNISMYPQLWEAMGIDQPTLLDSLIKLAIEEHTYDEKY; this comes from the coding sequence ATGAATATTGCAGTTATATTTGGAGGAAGGTCCGATGAACATGAGGTATCACGAAGTTCAGCGGTAAATGTCATCAAGGGACTCAATTCTGACCACTATGAAATTACTAAAATTGGAATAACTAAAGAGGGCAGATGGTATCTGACCGAGGCAAGTACAGATGAAATCGCTAGCGGTGCTTGGGAAAATAGACCTGATAACAAACAGGTGTGCATCCCTGCGGATCCGACGGTACACGGAATCCTCGTTTTCGACGAAGAGGATAGAGCGACCGCAAAGAGCATAGACTGCATCATACCAGTGCTTCACGGAGATAACGGAGAAGACGGAACAGTGCAGGGACTCTTTGAGCTTGCGGAAATTCCATATGTTGGTCCTGGAGTAAAGGCTTCTGCTAATGGAATGGATAAATCATTTACCAAGATTATCGTGGGCGAGGCTGACATCACTCAGGCGAAGTACTGCGTGATTAAGAAGAAGGATTTTGCCGATGATCGTGAGGGAGAAATTATGAATGCTCTCAGCACGAATGACGGAAAGCTACCGCTGTTCGTTAAGCCGTCTTCGGCTGGATCCTCGGTTGGAGCTTCTAAGGTCGAGAAGAAGTCAGAGCTCGAAGGGGCTATTGAAAATGCATTTAAGTATGATGACAAAGTCCTCGTCGAAGAGATGATTGTCGGCAGAGAGATGGAAGTTGCGGTTCTCGGCAATCACAATCCGAAGGCATCCTGCGTGGGAGAGATTCTATCCGCTGGCGAATTCTACGATTACGATGCGAAGTACAACAACCCTGAATCACAGACGAGAGTTGTCGATGATATTCCGATGAGCAAGCAGAAGGAGATTAGAAACTGCGCCGTTGAGATATTCAAGGTAATGGACTGCCGCGGACTATCTAGAGTTGATTTCTTCTATACTGAAGACGGCAGAGTTGTGTTTAATGAGATTAATACGATGCCAGGATTTACGAATATCAGCATGTATCCACAGCTGTGGGAAGCGATGGGCATAGATCAGCCAACCTTGCTGGACAGTTTGATTAAGCTGGCGATTGAAGAGCATACGTATGATGAGAAATATTAA
- the prmC gene encoding peptide chain release factor N(5)-glutamine methyltransferase, protein MDYSKIFIKDAKPTKIGGQAVMEGVMMRGADKQSLSVRLPNGDIKLEIEDIKPPSKVTKVPFVRGVVSFFSSLISGMKTLMRSSEILEEAMPEEEQEDSSKFDQWLEKKFNPKTVWNVMLGISVAISLLITVVVFVIMPTYSVNLLKHLTKNTVLLNLAEGVLRLLIFVLYVLAISKMNDVKRLFQYHGAEHESIHCFENGLELTPANAKEFYTLHPRCGTSFLMFVMIISLVLFSFLGWPNLAWRIISRLLLMPVIAGLSYELLRWAGRSDNAVVRVLSWPGLMMQKLTTREPDEEQLEVAITSLKAVLGELESGVISKQDEDVSDDLDEENQDEELDSIFDELEDKRYSEDETMVKNLVSAGRSKLGEAGISNPNGDADDIFCYVTGFTHNEIITRDTELLDSSDVEAYRERIDQRASGVPLQYITKVQEFMGLPFCVNENVLIPRLDTEVLVEQVLGIISGMELENPKILDLCAGSGAIGISIASLSQGARVKLSDISEKALEVARKNAEINGVLDRISFALGNMFSSLDGDEKFDLIVSNPPYIKSEIIETLDPEVKDHEPRLALDGGEDGLDAYKVIANNASAHLKEGGVLALEIGYDQGEAVSFLLERTHYYKPAAIIKDLAGMNRVVIAEKKPAEEK, encoded by the coding sequence ATGGATTATAGTAAGATTTTCATCAAGGACGCTAAGCCGACCAAGATTGGCGGTCAGGCGGTAATGGAAGGCGTAATGATGCGCGGCGCAGACAAACAGTCGCTTTCGGTCAGACTTCCTAATGGCGATATAAAGCTAGAGATAGAGGATATCAAGCCACCGTCTAAGGTGACTAAGGTACCATTTGTGAGAGGAGTGGTGAGCTTTTTCTCATCGCTGATTTCAGGAATGAAGACGCTGATGCGCTCATCCGAAATCCTCGAAGAAGCAATGCCTGAAGAGGAACAAGAAGATTCGAGCAAGTTCGACCAGTGGCTGGAGAAAAAGTTCAACCCTAAGACCGTGTGGAATGTCATGCTCGGCATCTCAGTTGCGATATCGCTGCTCATCACGGTTGTCGTGTTTGTAATCATGCCGACATACAGCGTGAATTTACTTAAGCACTTGACCAAGAATACGGTGCTGCTCAACCTAGCAGAAGGTGTGCTGAGGCTATTGATTTTCGTGCTGTATGTGCTGGCTATTTCCAAGATGAACGACGTCAAGAGACTTTTTCAGTATCACGGTGCAGAGCATGAGTCGATTCACTGCTTTGAGAATGGTCTTGAGTTAACTCCTGCAAATGCCAAGGAGTTCTACACACTTCATCCTCGCTGCGGAACTAGCTTCCTCATGTTCGTAATGATTATCAGCCTTGTGCTGTTCTCATTTCTCGGATGGCCAAATCTAGCATGGCGAATCATATCTAGACTTCTTCTTATGCCAGTAATTGCAGGCCTCAGCTATGAGCTCCTTAGGTGGGCTGGTAGAAGTGATAATGCGGTCGTTAGGGTGCTAAGCTGGCCAGGCCTCATGATGCAGAAGCTAACAACTAGAGAGCCAGACGAAGAGCAGCTTGAAGTTGCGATAACATCACTTAAGGCTGTGCTTGGTGAACTTGAGTCTGGTGTAATAAGCAAACAGGATGAAGATGTTAGCGACGATTTAGATGAGGAAAATCAAGATGAGGAGCTCGATTCCATCTTCGATGAACTCGAAGATAAGAGGTACAGCGAGGACGAGACGATGGTCAAGAACTTAGTTAGTGCTGGAAGGTCGAAGCTAGGGGAAGCAGGCATCAGCAATCCAAACGGAGATGCGGATGATATATTCTGCTACGTAACTGGATTTACACATAACGAGATAATAACGAGAGACACAGAGCTGCTCGATAGTTCTGATGTCGAAGCATATAGAGAGAGAATTGACCAGCGCGCATCGGGAGTTCCACTTCAGTACATCACAAAGGTACAGGAATTCATGGGTCTGCCGTTCTGTGTAAATGAAAACGTTCTCATCCCAAGGCTCGACACGGAAGTGCTCGTAGAACAGGTACTGGGCATCATCAGCGGCATGGAACTAGAGAATCCGAAGATACTCGACCTGTGTGCGGGCAGCGGAGCAATCGGAATTTCGATTGCAAGCTTATCGCAAGGTGCTCGTGTCAAGCTATCGGATATCAGTGAGAAGGCGCTCGAAGTCGCCAGAAAGAATGCGGAAATCAACGGCGTACTGGACAGGATAAGCTTTGCACTCGGCAACATGTTTTCGTCGCTTGATGGAGATGAGAAGTTCGACCTAATCGTCAGCAACCCACCTTACATCAAGTCAGAGATTATCGAGACACTCGACCCAGAGGTGAAGGATCACGAGCCAAGGCTTGCGCTAGACGGTGGTGAGGACGGTCTTGATGCATATAAGGTTATTGCAAATAACGCTTCCGCTCACCTCAAGGAAGGCGGAGTGCTCGCACTCGAGATAGGGTATGATCAGGGCGAAGCTGTATCATTCCTACTGGAGAGAACGCACTACTATAAGCCAGCCGCGATTATCAAGGATCTGGCTGGAATGAACAGAGTCGTTATAGCCGAGAAAAAACCGGCAGAAGAAAAGTAA
- the rho gene encoding transcription termination factor Rho, whose translation MEKEKKSTVMESTGATKAKKTTKAMKKAETTVDTKTTKKAESAKTTKASETKMGTTTAKRARSKASEAVTKATLAKATRTKKVAAKIKKTEAAEEAIAVENDEIKEISDSVDTPVISEAFAVSKEEALDNEENKPEEIHGSTDAEDTEDSEERSNEQDRPEVEGILEIAEAGFGFLRFNNFLTSEKDIYVSQTQIRRFGLRTGDKIRCISRHPNQGERFGALLYVKEVNGESPISARRRPHFDRLTPIFPNEKIVLEDTSIKLAMRAMDLVAPIGKGQRGLIVAQPKAGKTVLLKQIAASIEKKYPEIEMIVLLVDERPEEVTDMKRALTRSEVIYSTFDELPAHHVKVAEMVIQRAKRLAEEGKDVVILLDSITRLARAYNMETPSSGRTLSGGLDPGALHAPKKFFGAARNLEEGGSITILATALVDTGSRMDDVIYEEFKGTGNMELHLDRQLSERRIFPAIDLAKSSTRKEELLLDDNEYLVMNMMRREMSAGNPADVAEKVLDNLSHTKCNKDFVDVMLKELNF comes from the coding sequence ATGGAAAAGGAAAAGAAAAGCACAGTTATGGAGTCAACAGGAGCTACGAAAGCTAAAAAGACAACAAAAGCAATGAAGAAAGCAGAAACTACTGTAGATACGAAAACAACAAAGAAAGCGGAATCTGCAAAGACCACAAAGGCATCAGAAACCAAAATGGGTACAACTACAGCCAAAAGGGCTAGATCAAAGGCGAGCGAAGCAGTGACAAAAGCAACCCTAGCTAAAGCTACTAGAACCAAGAAAGTGGCAGCAAAAATCAAAAAGACCGAAGCCGCTGAAGAGGCTATAGCTGTGGAAAATGATGAAATCAAAGAGATAAGTGATTCTGTAGATACTCCAGTTATAAGCGAAGCTTTTGCAGTAAGTAAAGAAGAAGCGCTAGATAATGAAGAAAATAAGCCTGAAGAAATTCATGGTAGCACAGATGCTGAAGATACAGAGGATTCTGAAGAGAGAAGCAATGAACAGGACCGCCCAGAGGTCGAGGGGATCCTAGAAATCGCAGAAGCGGGATTTGGCTTCCTGAGATTTAACAACTTCCTAACATCTGAGAAGGATATTTACGTATCACAGACTCAGATTAGAAGGTTCGGCCTCAGAACTGGCGATAAGATTCGCTGCATCTCGAGGCATCCTAATCAAGGCGAGAGATTCGGAGCACTTCTATATGTGAAAGAAGTGAACGGTGAATCACCGATTAGCGCGAGGCGAAGACCTCATTTTGACAGATTGACACCGATTTTCCCGAACGAGAAAATCGTGCTCGAAGACACGAGCATCAAGTTGGCGATGAGAGCCATGGACTTAGTCGCACCTATCGGCAAGGGTCAGCGTGGTCTTATCGTAGCCCAGCCTAAGGCGGGTAAGACGGTTCTGCTCAAGCAGATTGCAGCGAGCATAGAGAAGAAGTATCCAGAGATTGAGATGATTGTACTCCTCGTAGACGAGAGACCTGAAGAGGTTACGGATATGAAGAGGGCGCTCACTCGCTCTGAGGTAATATATTCGACATTCGATGAGCTGCCTGCGCACCACGTAAAGGTTGCGGAGATGGTAATTCAGAGGGCAAAGCGCTTAGCAGAAGAGGGCAAAGACGTAGTCATTCTACTGGACAGCATCACCAGGCTCGCGCGCGCATATAACATGGAGACGCCATCGTCGGGAAGAACGCTATCTGGCGGACTTGATCCTGGGGCTCTTCATGCTCCAAAGAAATTTTTTGGTGCGGCAAGAAACCTCGAGGAGGGCGGCAGTATAACGATACTAGCAACTGCTCTCGTAGATACGGGGAGCAGGATGGACGATGTAATATATGAGGAATTCAAAGGTACAGGTAACATGGAGCTTCACCTCGACAGACAGCTCAGTGAACGCAGAATATTCCCTGCAATTGATTTGGCAAAGTCTAGCACGAGGAAGGAAGAGCTTCTCTTAGATGATAATGAATATCTCGTGATGAACATGATGAGACGTGAGATGTCGGCGGGAAATCCTGCTGACGTCGCGGAGAAGGTACTCGACAACCTGAGCCATACCAAGTGCAACAAGGACTTCGTAGATGTGATGCTCAAGGAGCTGAATTTCTAA
- a CDS encoding LTA synthase family protein, with translation MKVKNFCRGVLAKIRGGAHKVHDKYRARFPKKVPKLNDGKLHDRKFILKLAIASILMNLYIETFARITSGVLDGAMFLFKHPIIFLYNCLIIFATMCLALMFRKRGFAFLILCTVWGILGTVNGVILLKRMTPFTLYDLQNTKDGFSLLTTYYSKAQITLGAAIIGVALLIVVLYYINCYKWTNLNYKKELGIIVVAIATCFGSTLGLIETKALSTFFGNLNYAYRDYGFAYCFLNTSVNKGIKKPNHYSKKEIQSILENYTKNGTNTTLVQKNDAKKYPNIIILQLESFSYAQDYKNIKVSNDPTPNFTNLMKNYSTGWFKVPACGAGTANTEFEVLTGISSRFFGPGEYPYKGKLREQSLESLGYVLKSHGYNTHAMHDHRALFYNRNEVYASLGFDNFTSLEYMNNIVKTPTGWAKDKVMTDDIMNIITKSDTRDLLHIISVQGHGAYPTERVFKDPYTTVTAKDEATKWKYEYYVNELHEMDEFTGDLLKKIEESGEPTVVLIYGDHIPALDIKESEYGTGDLYQTRYVIWDNIGLKKNDKDITSYEVTADILKNVGLGHQGVIFDYEQTADKNSKDYNKNLKALAYDMLYGKNYVFGGKNPYKRTKMRMGYKKIKIDGIISIGKKYYIKGQNFTEHSTVSLNGKVLKTVYLSPTLLGLSEKIDQKDVKKLRVSQIDSKDETILSTIGGNEEL, from the coding sequence AAATTAAATGACGGAAAACTGCATGATAGAAAGTTCATTTTAAAGCTTGCGATTGCGTCAATTTTGATGAACCTATACATCGAGACATTTGCACGAATTACGAGCGGAGTCTTAGATGGCGCTATGTTTTTATTCAAGCACCCAATCATTTTCTTATATAACTGTTTGATCATATTCGCGACGATGTGCCTTGCACTAATGTTCAGGAAGCGAGGCTTTGCATTCCTAATACTATGCACAGTATGGGGGATTCTAGGAACTGTCAACGGCGTCATCCTGCTCAAGCGAATGACCCCTTTCACACTTTATGACTTGCAAAACACAAAGGACGGCTTCTCACTGCTCACCACATATTATTCAAAGGCACAGATTACTCTAGGTGCTGCAATCATTGGTGTTGCACTACTCATAGTTGTACTTTATTACATAAATTGCTACAAGTGGACTAATCTAAATTACAAGAAGGAACTAGGGATAATTGTTGTCGCAATTGCAACATGTTTTGGCAGTACGCTCGGTCTTATTGAGACTAAGGCGCTCAGCACATTCTTCGGAAACCTCAACTATGCGTATAGAGATTACGGATTTGCGTACTGTTTCTTAAACACCTCTGTAAATAAAGGAATTAAAAAGCCTAACCATTACTCGAAGAAAGAAATACAATCAATTCTCGAAAATTACACCAAGAATGGGACAAATACCACTCTTGTGCAGAAAAACGATGCAAAGAAATATCCTAATATCATCATTTTGCAACTAGAATCATTCTCTTATGCGCAGGATTACAAAAATATCAAGGTTTCAAATGACCCAACCCCAAATTTCACAAATCTAATGAAAAACTATTCTACAGGCTGGTTTAAGGTTCCGGCATGCGGAGCTGGAACGGCTAACACGGAGTTTGAGGTATTAACTGGTATCAGCTCTAGATTCTTTGGACCAGGAGAATATCCATATAAGGGTAAGCTTCGTGAACAATCTCTCGAGAGCCTCGGATATGTACTAAAGAGTCATGGTTATAATACACATGCAATGCACGACCACAGAGCATTATTCTATAACCGTAATGAGGTATATGCATCGCTCGGATTTGATAACTTTACATCACTCGAATACATGAATAACATTGTCAAAACGCCAACTGGGTGGGCTAAGGATAAGGTCATGACCGACGATATCATGAATATAATTACAAAGTCAGATACGAGGGATTTGCTACATATTATCTCTGTGCAAGGACATGGTGCATATCCGACAGAGCGTGTATTCAAGGATCCATATACAACGGTAACTGCAAAGGATGAAGCTACTAAGTGGAAGTACGAGTATTATGTAAATGAACTTCATGAAATGGATGAATTTACAGGAGACTTGCTCAAGAAGATAGAAGAATCTGGCGAGCCTACCGTCGTGCTAATCTATGGAGACCACATCCCTGCGCTTGATATCAAGGAATCTGAATACGGCACAGGTGACCTCTACCAGACTAGATATGTAATATGGGATAATATTGGTCTTAAAAAGAATGACAAGGATATCACCTCATACGAGGTTACTGCCGATATCCTTAAGAATGTTGGACTGGGTCATCAGGGCGTAATCTTTGATTACGAGCAGACTGCAGATAAGAACTCTAAGGACTACAATAAGAACCTGAAAGCGCTCGCTTATGACATGCTATATGGCAAGAACTATGTATTTGGCGGTAAGAACCCATATAAGCGGACAAAGATGCGCATGGGATACAAGAAAATTAAGATTGATGGCATAATCTCAATCGGTAAGAAATACTACATAAAAGGACAGAATTTCACAGAGCACAGTACAGTCAGCCTAAACGGAAAGGTGCTTAAGACTGTATATCTAAGTCCGACATTACTTGGACTAAGTGAGAAAATCGACCAAAAGGACGTCAAGAAGCTACGAGTAAGCCAGATTGACTCCAAAGATGAGACAATCCTATCAACTATAGGTGGCAACGAGGAGCTATAA